The following coding sequences lie in one Treponema socranskii subsp. buccale genomic window:
- the rpsU gene encoding 30S ribosomal protein S21 has protein sequence MATIAVDDSENLEKAIKRFKRMVEKEGIIREYKKREFYEKPSTILNRKNKALQRKLMKKTHPRHESKSAY, from the coding sequence ATGGCGACTATTGCAGTCGATGATTCCGAAAATCTTGAAAAAGCGATCAAACGTTTTAAAAGAATGGTAGAAAAAGAAGGCATTATCCGCGAATACAAAAAACGCGAATTCTATGAAAAGCCCTCTACGATTTTAAATCGCAAAAACAAAGCGCTTCAGCGCAAATTGATGAAAAAGACGCACCCGCGTCACGAATCGAAATCGGCATATTGA